Genomic window (Syngnathus typhle isolate RoL2023-S1 ecotype Sweden linkage group LG4, RoL_Styp_1.0, whole genome shotgun sequence):
TTGACGGGTGGATTATGATTTCAAGGTCACAGTTCATTTATTTACACCAGAGTAAGTCAAAATAAAGTAAATTCATTTGTTCTTGATTTATAAGCCTAACATGAGGAGTTAACAAGGAAATTACCAATTGATTGACGGTTTGTTATATTGCGTGGCTCTAGTTTATCGACACTCGCttctccaaaagtattggaacagcaaGGTTTATTGTTCCAATCCTTTTGCTCACTTGAAAAGTGGATGGCTTCGAAAACAAGGTGGCCTGTCCTAAGTGGTTTACCGCATtgacatgaaaaagaaaagctgcAATTACAAACTCATATTCATCTTTTGCTACAAAACCCAAACATCTTAGTATACAATTAAAACATAGCAATTGACCTTGCCGTTCCAATTATTTTGGAGGTATGCTGAAAAAGTTGGTTTTTAAAAACAGTGTAAGAAATTAAGAAAAGTGCCAGCATGAATCATTTCAGTAGAGTGAAACCGCTGTAAACAAACTAAAACCAAATCTGCTCCAGGCTCAATCGTTGTGGATCTTAAAATCGTCACCATCTGTTACGATAAACAGAACAAAAATGATTTGGATTATGGTCTGTATTAAATAATGAATGACAAGCTGATGATTTCACCAAGGACGGTTGTagtcattttaaattatttaattaCTGTTAGTCTTCTGCATTTGATTTATCCCAGAGACTCAAATGTAGAATGAATTGTGGCAATATAGTTTTGTGTTGGAATAAAGATTGTAGAAAAacaggatttttattttattttttaacatttttcttGAATTATGTTGATTTTCGTTTTATCAATCAAGGAAATTCACCGAATGCCCATCCCTTCTCTGGAGTGGAAATATTGTACATATTAGCCGGACCTTCTGGACATAAATTCTTTCCAAACGAAAGGGGAAGTTCACAAAGCGAAAACAGATCAAAAATACTGACATGATTTCATGCAACCGGCAATTATACTGCAGAAGAGAAAACTGCTAGTTTAGCCAGTCGGACAGTCAGCTCATTCATTATACTGATAGTTCGACATGCTTCGCTTTGGAGGGAAAACAAAATCACGTGGTGGTTtgtaaaaactaaataaatcattttagaTTCATCATTCTATCAGGGATTTTGCGAAGGCATTTGCTTACCCAGGCACAAGTTCAAACGAAATCAGTTGGACAATCTTTTCCCAAAAGGTCGACTATGTTGAGCCTACTATGTTGAATCCTGATAAATTATAGTTGCTTTTCTAATCTGTAATGTTATATCATCCCCCCGCCGTTGTAGTTCCTTTAGTTCCAGTCCTGTCCATTACTATGGTACGAGTGCTCCAATTTATGTTTTTTCGAGATAGCATCAGTATGGCTCACAAGAAAGTGAAGCGTGCATGTTATTATGCTATTAAGAAAAACGAAACAGTGCTACTGTTTCGACGGCAGCCATCCGCTAAGCTTTTGCTAGTGTAGACTGATCATGTGTTTCAATAATAATTGcctttgagaataggttgagcaTACACACTCAAATTCTAATAAATGTTGTATTAGTGTAAGAAAAGAATACAAAGCAATTAAATGAAAAGCAATGTACCTGCTATACGTATTTTATTCCTACCTATAATTTAGCACTCGACCCACCAGTTGAGAAGAACTGTTCTAAAAACGCGAGGATATATTATCCCGTTACTTTTAGGTACATCTTCATTTCAGTATTAAACATTTCCAGGAGCTTACAGCCAAAGGTGAACACCGGCGAAGAATGTACAATGTAAGCTGTTTTGTAACAACTTGTGACTATGCTGCTCTAAAAGTCACAAAGGGATGAAAGCTCAAAGTTCATACAAGAAGCGCTTTTAATCACATCGCACTTGGGTATTCTTCTGTTTGTCTTAGAATAATAACGAGGCGAGACAGTACATGAGAATGTACTTTAGTGACAAGtcatgtgtttaaaaataaaaattttttgCTTTCCTTTTGCAGAAGCCAGACAGGAGCTGTTTTCTGGGACCAGAATCCAAAGTTCAGACGGAACCATGGATCTTGGTCTAGCTGAAGACCATTTCTCAAGACCCGTGGTAAGCAAGCAGTACTTTTTATTGGTATTGTATGTTATTCATACAAATGTAGCTGGTGTAGTTCGTAGTTATTAGTAGTACTCGCCATGTTTCCTCCGCTTTATCACATAGTTGAACGAGCATTAACGGTAGCCACTGATTTCCTCACTGCAGTCAGATGACTGTCGGAAGTCGTCACATGACACGCGGTTTGGGGAGGCCTGCTCTAGAAATGTATCTTCAATCAAGCTTGTGttcttttaaattaaattactaATCTGTTAGTCATTTTACCCAGCTATTTTGCTTTTACTTCTCTAACTCGTGTTTCTAAATGCTTTTTAAATATACTTTTATGTGACGCCCACAGTGTATGAAATGCACTGTATAAATAAAGCGGCCTTGGCATACAATATATTCAAATTTGACTATTCGTTGGCCGCAGGGTTCATTTGTGGCCTCCGACATAGAGCAACTGAAACTAGCCATCGAGGAGTGCAAGAAGTTGATCTTGGAGCTGCCGGAGCACTCGGAGAGACAAAAGGACACGGTGGTGAAACTCATCCATCTTCGCCTCAAACTCCAGGAGCTGAAGGTTGGTTCTTTTCAATATCAAACATCCCGAATAAGTCAAGTTGAACAATCGGATGGCTGGCTGTGTGACATATTGATCGTGTTCAGATGTTTCAGCCTAAAAAAAGAGCACAGTGAACTTAGAAACATGGAAATGGTACAGTAAAGTATCCACGTGAACGTGTGCTATTATTAACAAATACTGTTAAAACACTCATACGTCAACACGTCGACTATTAAAAGCACATGCATGGatcaacaaaacacacactgcAATTTTCTATAAATGCTATGCTtgcaatttttgtgtttgtctccAAATAAGGGTATCAAATATCGTTCTCCGACAGGATCCTGATGAGGATGAGCCTAATCTGAGAATGGTTCTTGAGCACAGATTCTCCAAGGAAAAGAGCAAGAGTGTCAAACATACTTGTGACAAATGTAGTACCATTATCTGGGGTCTCATCCAGACATGGTACACCTGCACAGGTGATGCACAAAATCCACTGCACAGATATGTGTCGAATTATAccagccactttattaggtacgccTGCAATCTAATGAGGCTCTTACCAAATGACGAAAAAAGCCAATCAGAATTTTGGTTTTCACTTTTGGAAACTGTAATGTATGCAAATTGAGCTCATAGAGTTCCTCAATTCCCCAGTGAATAATTCAtaaatccatccattatctgcacCGCTTGTCCTCGCAAAGGTCGCGCGTTGGAGCCTATGCCAGCTGTCTTCGGGCTGCAGGCATGGTACACTCTGAACCTTTGCAGTAGGTTAATAGCTTCATTCTGATCCAAAGTAGGCTTTGTTCCACTTTGGCTGCAGTTTGTATCCCCTTATAGTTTGTTAAGATGTTGATTCCTGCATTTCCAAGAGGTATTTCCAATGTTCTCCCTCACATGCGTTTTCAGTTTCTTTCAAATGAATTAcacccaaaaatgcgacttacacTTAGGAGCAACATTTGTATCTTGCCGACTTGTGAAGGTGGACCTAATGTTTTGGTTGGTGATTGTTATTATCGCACATATGCCAGCTTTAAATCATTTATTACTCTTTATTGTTTTCTTCTATTTAGatgttgacacacacacacgcacacacacacacacacacacacacggttgtGTTCCATTTGTAAGCGTCAGCTAAGTGCAGCAATTATCTTTTCATATGAATCATTGTCTTCTTCAGGTTGCTATTACCGCTGCCACAGTAAGTGTATGAACCTGATCACCAAGCCCTGtgtgaggtcaaaggtcagccaTCAGTCAGAGTACGAGCTCAGCATCTGCCCAGAGATCGGACTAGACCGCCAAGACTATCGTTGTGCGGAATGCCGTTCACCCATCTCACTGAGTGAGTACGAATGAGCTGAGAGCACAGAACACAGAAAACAATTCACGCCTATGATGCAGCAGTCAACCAATATATTTTATGTTTCTGGAATTTTTCGTGGATGCCAAATCTATTCAGTGGTACTGTATGCACTTTATTTGTAGTTGATACTTTGTTATGCTCATGAAACAGTGTGCCTACAATATGCACTGTGCGGAATTTTAATGTATTGTTAATCTGATAGGGGGCGTACCAAGTGAAGCCAGACAATGTGACTACACGGGCCAGTATTTCTGCAGTGCGTGTCACTGGAACGACACGGCCATCATCCCAGCACGAGTCATCCACAACTGGGAGTTTGAACCACGCAAGGTACCCTCAAAATACTTTttgatgctgtgtgtgtgtggtgtgctgTGCTGTATCTTTCATGCTAATCATTCATTCCTCTGTTCTTCATGCAGGTTTGTCGGTCCTCACTGCGCTACCTGGCCCTGATGATGCCACGGCCCGTGCTGAAGCTGAAAGAAATCAACCCATTGCTTTTTAACTTTGTTGAGGAACTGGTTGAGATCAGAGTAAGTTGCCAGGCAAAGAAGGCTTTGAGCCCTAGACCATTGTGGATACGTTtaagtgttttttaaaatacaacCTCAGTTAATGTGTTTTCACCACCACAATGCAGTCAATTATACTTTTGCTGGCCCACACATTTTTGAGGAGGCCTGTTGAAACATTTTATCTCTCTGGTCTCTAAAAAGAGGACTAAGTTTGTGATTGTGTTAACAGAAACTTCGCCAGGATATTCTACTGATGAAGCCTTATTTTATTACCTGCAAGGAGGCCATGGAGGCACGACTTTTACTCCAGGTCGGCATGTACAGTGTCATATCCGTTTTTACTTTGACCTACATAAGTCTTCAAGTGTCACACCTCATAGCACATCTTGTACTGTACAGCAGCACTACCTAGTGGGGAAAAGAGTTTagtccgtccctccctccctatatcctcctcctcctaaGATGGATTTGCTTTGTGTTTCGGGTTCTAGCTTCAAGACCGCCAGCACTTTGTGGAGAACGATGACATGTACTCCCTGCAGGATTTGATTGACATTTCCAGCGGGCGACTGAGCTGCTCCCTCACCGAAGTCCACACCACATTCGCAAAACACATCAAGCTGGACTGTGACGTGAGAGCTCATAAAAAGCACAAACAACACTTTTCACAATACTATCGCTCTCTTTGAATCACATTTTATTCAACAGTAATATTAATTGCACCTGTAAAGCGAGTTATCctcagttttgattgacattcTTAGAGAATTTGATGCATTTGTTGTACTTAAATTCAGTTTGTGCAGGTTCCTAAAGAAGTAGCCTGTTGAGTGCACTGTATACGCCATCCtgaagaattttcttttttgtgcgcATGCAGCGTTGCCAGGCAAAAGGC
Coding sequences:
- the def8 gene encoding differentially expressed in FDCP 8 homolog isoform X2, whose amino-acid sequence is MTNVADEMEYDERLAQFRQTRLNPFDRGEEEDGTERGRTSPQQEARQELFSGTRIQSSDGTMDLGLAEDHFSRPVGSFVASDIEQLKLAIEECKKLILELPEHSERQKDTVVKLIHLRLKLQELKDPDEDEPNLRMVLEHRFSKEKSKSVKHTCDKCSTIIWGLIQTWYTCTGCYYRCHSKCMNLITKPCVRSKVSHQSEYELSICPEIGLDRQDYRCAECRSPISLRGVPSEARQCDYTGQYFCSACHWNDTAIIPARVIHNWEFEPRKVCRSSLRYLALMMPRPVLKLKEINPLLFNFVEELVEIRKLRQDILLMKPYFITCKEAMEARLLLQLQDRQHFVENDDMYSLQDLIDISSGRLSCSLTEVHTTFAKHIKLDCDRCQAKGFVCELCKEGDILFPFDSHTSVCHDCSAVFHRDCYYDNSTTCPRCARMTERKQDEDTKDA
- the def8 gene encoding differentially expressed in FDCP 8 homolog isoform X1, producing the protein MYCFYDTSTLMSKLYQNIWLGKIMHGFDCRLQDVADEMEYDERLAQFRQTRLNPFDRGEEEDGTERGRTSPQQEARQELFSGTRIQSSDGTMDLGLAEDHFSRPVGSFVASDIEQLKLAIEECKKLILELPEHSERQKDTVVKLIHLRLKLQELKDPDEDEPNLRMVLEHRFSKEKSKSVKHTCDKCSTIIWGLIQTWYTCTGCYYRCHSKCMNLITKPCVRSKVSHQSEYELSICPEIGLDRQDYRCAECRSPISLRGVPSEARQCDYTGQYFCSACHWNDTAIIPARVIHNWEFEPRKVCRSSLRYLALMMPRPVLKLKEINPLLFNFVEELVEIRKLRQDILLMKPYFITCKEAMEARLLLQLQDRQHFVENDDMYSLQDLIDISSGRLSCSLTEVHTTFAKHIKLDCDRCQAKGFVCELCKEGDILFPFDSHTSVCHDCSAVFHRDCYYDNSTTCPRCARMTERKQDEDTKDA
- the def8 gene encoding differentially expressed in FDCP 8 homolog isoform X3 — encoded protein: MVPKGAGRPHSRVEARQELFSGTRIQSSDGTMDLGLAEDHFSRPVGSFVASDIEQLKLAIEECKKLILELPEHSERQKDTVVKLIHLRLKLQELKDPDEDEPNLRMVLEHRFSKEKSKSVKHTCDKCSTIIWGLIQTWYTCTGCYYRCHSKCMNLITKPCVRSKVSHQSEYELSICPEIGLDRQDYRCAECRSPISLRGVPSEARQCDYTGQYFCSACHWNDTAIIPARVIHNWEFEPRKVCRSSLRYLALMMPRPVLKLKEINPLLFNFVEELVEIRKLRQDILLMKPYFITCKEAMEARLLLQLQDRQHFVENDDMYSLQDLIDISSGRLSCSLTEVHTTFAKHIKLDCDRCQAKGFVCELCKEGDILFPFDSHTSVCHDCSAVFHRDCYYDNSTTCPRCARMTERKQDEDTKDA